A genomic region of Candidatus Zixiibacteriota bacterium contains the following coding sequences:
- a CDS encoding restriction endonuclease subunit S has translation MTRASAKSLAEIAEFVQYGYTASASEHHVGPRFLRITDIVPSQIDWDSVPYCEIDEKARNKFSLATGDIVIARTGATVGYAKLIRNNPESVFASYLVRIRVDRQIADPGYVGRIVESDVYKQFVLSQVGGAAQPNANAKILSSFRLPIPDRSTQSRIVEILSAYDDLIENNRRRIQLLEQSARLLYKEWFVHLRFPGHEHTQIINGVPEGWEKKPLREIADVTMGQSPKSIYYNNDGNGLPFHQGVTNFGVRFPKHETYCTVQSRIAEPGDILFSVRAPVGRINITPDKIVIGRGLAAIRSICDHQNYLFYALKSHFFKEDMIGGGAIFAAITKKDLYGVELIKPTDRIAAMFMEHVVPIDLQIANLHQTIERLTKARDLLLPKLMNGEVAV, from the coding sequence ATGACAAGGGCTTCTGCAAAGAGTTTGGCCGAGATTGCGGAATTTGTTCAGTACGGGTACACTGCGTCAGCTTCTGAACACCATGTTGGCCCCCGTTTCTTGCGCATTACCGACATTGTTCCTTCCCAAATTGATTGGGATTCAGTTCCATATTGTGAGATTGACGAAAAGGCAAGAAACAAGTTTTCGCTCGCAACTGGTGATATTGTCATTGCTCGAACTGGCGCGACTGTTGGCTATGCCAAACTTATCCGCAATAACCCTGAATCTGTGTTTGCCTCTTACTTAGTACGTATCCGCGTTGACCGTCAAATTGCCGACCCTGGATATGTTGGTCGGATCGTTGAATCTGACGTTTATAAGCAATTTGTATTGTCTCAGGTTGGCGGCGCTGCACAGCCAAACGCAAATGCAAAGATCCTTTCCTCATTCAGACTGCCCATTCCCGATCGTTCAACTCAATCCCGGATCGTTGAAATCCTCTCCGCCTACGACGACCTGATCGAGAACAACCGGCGGCGGATTCAGTTGCTGGAGCAGTCGGCGCGGCTGCTATACAAGGAATGGTTCGTCCACCTCCGCTTCCCCGGCCACGAACACACCCAAATCATCAACGGCGTACCGGAAGGGTGGGAGAAGAAGCCGTTAAGAGAGATTGCAGATGTTACGATGGGGCAAAGCCCCAAGTCCATCTATTACAACAACGATGGAAATGGTCTGCCATTTCATCAGGGTGTCACCAATTTCGGAGTCCGTTTCCCCAAGCATGAGACATATTGCACAGTCCAAAGTCGCATCGCGGAACCCGGCGACATACTTTTTAGTGTGAGAGCTCCAGTCGGGCGCATAAACATAACGCCTGACAAGATTGTCATTGGCCGGGGTCTCGCGGCGATCCGATCGATTTGCGATCATCAAAACTATCTATTTTACGCACTAAAGAGCCATTTCTTCAAAGAAGACATGATTGGTGGTGGTGCGATCTTCGCAGCGATCACGAAGAAAGATCTGTATGGTGTTGAGCTTATAAAGCCAACAGATCGGATCGCGGCAATGTTTATGGAGCATGTGGTCCCGATAGATCTCCAAATCGCGAATCTTCATCAAACAATTGAGAGACTCACCAAA